One window of the bacterium genome contains the following:
- a CDS encoding DUF2461 domain-containing protein, translated as MSPSRPDRHFEPALFRFLADLKANNDRDWFDEQKPRYEAEVRQPALRFIVDFGPHLVKVSPHFRADPRPQGGSLFRIHRDIRFAKDKSPYKTHIGLHFRHEKGKDAHTPGFYLHLEPGASFIGLGLWHPDGPTLKQLREAVVADPAAWRKAVGGRRFKAAFTVSGDELVRVPRGYDPEHPLADVLRLKDYTAFAPLANRDITAPGFLPRFAGLCADGAPFMAWQCRALGLEF; from the coding sequence ATGAGCCCAAGCCGTCCCGACCGCCATTTCGAACCCGCCCTCTTCCGGTTCCTGGCCGACCTCAAGGCGAACAACGACCGCGACTGGTTCGACGAGCAGAAGCCGCGCTACGAGGCCGAGGTGCGGCAGCCGGCGCTGCGCTTCATCGTCGATTTCGGGCCGCACCTGGTGAAGGTCAGCCCGCACTTCCGCGCCGACCCGCGGCCGCAGGGCGGCTCGCTGTTCCGCATCCATCGCGACATCCGGTTCGCGAAGGACAAGTCGCCCTACAAGACGCACATCGGGCTGCACTTCCGGCACGAGAAGGGGAAGGACGCGCACACGCCCGGCTTCTACCTGCACCTCGAGCCGGGCGCCTCGTTCATCGGGCTGGGCCTGTGGCATCCTGACGGGCCCACGCTGAAGCAGTTGCGCGAGGCGGTGGTGGCCGACCCCGCGGCCTGGCGCAAGGCGGTCGGCGGCCGTCGCTTCAAGGCGGCCTTCACCGTCTCGGGCGACGAACTGGTGCGCGTGCCGCGCGGCTATGACCCGGAGCATCCCCTGGCCGATGTGCTGCGCCTGAAGGACTACACAGCGTTCGCGCCGCTGGCCAACCGCGATATCACGGCGCCGGGCTTCCTGCCGCGGTTTGCGGGGCTGTGCGCGGACGGGGCGCCGTTCATGGCGTGGCAGTGCCGGGCGCTGGGATTGGAGTTCTGA